One stretch of Candidatus Nitrosotenuis cloacae DNA includes these proteins:
- a CDS encoding cupredoxin domain-containing protein — protein MNKTVLAGIAIFALLGAVLAVPMMQSVDAAETKEKKTVKKETKKTTKKTTKPSSKASSEVTVNMAKGSDNESCEKGNKCYSPFEAKVTKGGTVTWVNKDTAAHTATSGTIKNGPDGKFDTGLLQSGEKFSQKFDAAGKYDYFCLVHPWMKGKVTVS, from the coding sequence ATGAACAAGACAGTTCTTGCAGGAATCGCAATCTTTGCGTTGCTTGGAGCAGTTTTAGCTGTACCAATGATGCAATCAGTCGACGCTGCAGAAACCAAAGAGAAAAAGACAGTCAAAAAAGAAACCAAAAAGACAACAAAAAAGACAACCAAACCCTCTAGCAAGGCATCATCCGAAGTAACCGTAAACATGGCCAAAGGATCTGACAACGAGTCTTGCGAAAAAGGAAACAAGTGCTATTCACCATTTGAGGCCAAAGTAACAAAAGGCGGCACAGTGACCTGGGTAAACAAGGATACTGCAGCACACACCGCAACTAGTGGAACAATAAAGAATGGTCCTGATGGAAAGTTTGACACTGGTCTTTTGCAGTCTGGAGAAAAATTCTCACAAAAGTTTGATGCTGCTGGAAAATACGATTATTTCTGCCTAGTTCATCCTTGGATGAAAGGCAAAGTAACAGTCAGCTAA
- a CDS encoding M3 family oligoendopeptidase codes for MQMYKQGRWSLSELASDHKSPEFAKQITRLEAKVKNFERIKSALKPTIPSKDFYRIIHHIEDLAEDASRLGGYASLLYSSDTQSDEATSLLTKISKLGSEIENKTLFFDLWWKRKIDEKNATRLMKDAGSLYEYLRHKRLLAKYSLSEPEEKIINTLDVTGSTALVKLYDKITNAFEYIITINGKKKKLTREQLSVLVRSTNPSLRKTAYQTLLGRFSSNKGVLGEIYQNLVLNWKDEGIEIRKYSSPISIRNIGNDVDDKTTQTLLDVCKKNSSVFYEFFSFKAKSLGLKKLRRYDLYAPSAKKFKEKNYTYENATKLVLDSLNRFSPTLSEFANRVFSQNHIDSQIRPGKRDGAFCSTVSPKLTPYVLVNYAGKSKDVFTLAHELGHAVHSQAASKQSILVSEAPLPLAETASTFSELLLYDNISHQMADTEKAAILSEKIDDIYATVMRQAFFTIFEVDAHKQIADGTTIEELSKTYMKNLKTQFANSIELSDDFAIEWSCIPHFYHTPFYCYAYSFGNLLSLSLFQMYQREGRQFEKTYIEILAAGGSQKPETLLSQYGIDISSAKFWQDGFDYIRSQVKELIMIK; via the coding sequence TTGCAAATGTACAAGCAGGGAAGATGGAGTTTGTCTGAACTTGCATCAGATCACAAGTCTCCGGAATTTGCAAAACAAATCACAAGGCTTGAGGCCAAGGTCAAAAACTTTGAGCGCATAAAATCAGCACTCAAGCCGACCATTCCATCCAAGGACTTTTACAGAATAATCCACCACATTGAAGACCTAGCTGAAGACGCAAGCAGGTTGGGCGGCTATGCGTCATTGCTGTATTCATCAGATACACAATCAGATGAGGCAACATCGCTTTTAACAAAGATATCAAAATTGGGATCCGAAATAGAAAACAAGACGCTGTTTTTTGATTTGTGGTGGAAGCGCAAAATTGATGAAAAAAATGCCACCCGACTCATGAAGGACGCCGGCAGCCTATACGAATACCTAAGGCATAAACGCCTCTTGGCAAAATACTCCCTATCAGAGCCCGAAGAAAAAATCATCAACACATTGGATGTTACAGGCTCTACTGCACTGGTAAAACTATACGACAAGATAACAAATGCATTTGAGTACATCATAACAATAAATGGCAAAAAGAAAAAACTCACACGCGAGCAGCTAAGTGTTCTGGTCCGGAGTACAAATCCAAGCTTGAGAAAAACAGCATATCAAACGCTTCTTGGCAGGTTTTCCTCCAACAAGGGAGTACTAGGCGAAATTTACCAGAATCTGGTCCTAAACTGGAAGGATGAAGGAATTGAAATCAGAAAATACTCTTCCCCAATATCCATTAGAAACATTGGGAATGATGTTGATGATAAAACAACCCAGACTCTATTGGATGTTTGCAAGAAAAATTCGAGTGTTTTCTACGAGTTTTTTTCATTCAAGGCAAAGTCATTAGGTCTCAAAAAGCTAAGGCGATACGACCTGTATGCACCCAGCGCAAAGAAATTCAAGGAAAAAAACTATACCTATGAAAATGCAACAAAACTAGTTCTAGATTCGCTAAACAGATTCAGCCCCACCTTGTCTGAATTTGCAAATAGAGTGTTTTCTCAAAACCATATTGACTCGCAAATTAGGCCCGGCAAGCGAGACGGTGCATTTTGTAGCACAGTATCACCAAAGCTGACTCCATATGTTCTGGTAAACTATGCAGGAAAATCAAAGGATGTATTCACGCTGGCTCATGAATTAGGCCATGCAGTGCACAGCCAAGCAGCATCAAAACAATCGATCCTAGTATCAGAGGCCCCACTACCACTAGCAGAGACGGCATCTACATTTTCCGAACTATTACTATATGACAATATCTCACACCAAATGGCAGATACCGAAAAGGCGGCCATCCTTTCTGAGAAAATAGACGACATCTATGCAACTGTAATGAGACAGGCATTTTTTACCATTTTTGAAGTCGATGCTCACAAGCAAATTGCAGACGGCACCACCATAGAGGAACTATCAAAGACATACATGAAAAACCTAAAAACCCAGTTTGCAAACTCTATTGAATTATCAGATGATTTCGCAATAGAGTGGAGCTGCATTCCACATTTTTACCACACGCCGTTTTACTGTTATGCATATTCATTTGGCAATTTGCTGTCATTGTCGCTATTCCAAATGTACCAAAGGGAAGGCAGACAATTTGAGAAAACATACATTGAGATTCTGGCTGCCGGTGGCTCACAAAAGCCAGAGACCCTGTTAAGTCAGTACGGAATTGACATATCCTCCGCCAAGTTCTGGCAGGATGGGTTTGATTACATTAGATCCCAAGTAAAAGAACTAATCATGATCAAATGA
- a CDS encoding universal stress protein yields MIRKIQKILVPLDGSKNSIRGFEKALSIAQPTGAMITGLYVVHIPIRSALRITPQQRKKEISFAESIIGDVTERARNENVAFKPRIETGNPSDKITQIAKSGGFDIVVIGSRGMSGKKEILLGSVSNHVLHKADIPVLVVK; encoded by the coding sequence ATGATTAGAAAAATTCAGAAAATCTTGGTTCCATTGGATGGATCAAAAAACTCCATACGTGGATTTGAAAAAGCACTTTCCATAGCTCAACCAACTGGGGCGATGATAACTGGTCTATACGTAGTTCACATACCTATCAGATCTGCATTACGCATAACTCCTCAGCAGAGAAAGAAAGAGATCTCTTTTGCAGAGTCCATAATAGGCGACGTAACAGAGCGGGCAAGAAATGAAAATGTTGCCTTCAAGCCAAGAATTGAAACTGGAAATCCTTCTGATAAGATCACACAGATTGCAAAATCTGGTGGTTTTGATATAGTTGTGATTGGATCTAGGGGCATGAGTGGTAAAAAAGAGATACTTCTTGGTAGTGTTTCAAATCACGTACTGCACAAGGCAGACATACCGGTATTGGTTGTCAAATAA
- a CDS encoding Lrp/AsnC family transcriptional regulator has product MEVGFVLLNCDLGAEEYLLDEIKQIPEVKQAYLTFGAYDIIIEIHTKTPEDFDRTVSNKIRRLSRVMSTMTLKVLASKTK; this is encoded by the coding sequence ATGGAAGTAGGTTTTGTTTTGCTAAATTGTGACCTTGGCGCAGAAGAATATCTGCTAGACGAGATAAAACAGATTCCAGAAGTAAAGCAAGCATATCTTACATTTGGCGCATATGATATCATAATTGAAATCCACACAAAAACACCCGAGGATTTCGATAGAACAGTATCAAACAAGATTAGACGACTATCCAGAGTGATGAGCACAATGACCCTAAAGGTCCTTGCAAGCAAGACCAAATAA
- a CDS encoding winged helix-turn-helix domain-containing protein, which produces MGSKSYRDKIYIIKDIISLLTEYGELNQTALVSYSGLNLKKHKHILDNLETRGLISKTALEEGKRTITIYKATVKGIEFCRLIIEPYEELFPRKSASSTNNLSLLILA; this is translated from the coding sequence TTGGGCAGCAAGAGCTACCGCGACAAAATCTACATAATCAAAGACATCATTAGTCTTCTCACCGAATATGGGGAGCTAAACCAAACTGCACTAGTTAGCTACAGTGGACTTAATCTAAAAAAACACAAACACATACTTGATAATCTGGAAACTCGTGGATTAATTTCAAAGACTGCACTAGAGGAAGGCAAGCGAACCATCACAATATACAAGGCAACTGTAAAAGGAATCGAATTCTGTAGATTGATAATTGAGCCATACGAGGAACTATTCCCAAGAAAATCCGCAAGCTCTACGAATAATCTAAGTCTCTTGATCCTCGCCTAG
- a CDS encoding cupredoxin domain-containing protein, translating to MSKQKPKGRKINRMSIIAIIGGILISSTVGYALINSMIPVNGDGPVFGFPENIYIKSIHSDQGFVFSSHSGAKKSISPTHVAPTIHLTKDQLATIRFMNEDKTSKHNFNIDEFNVHTKDLDYFQPESVTFIANKAGTFQYHCTIHPEMSGAIQIQ from the coding sequence TTGTCAAAGCAAAAACCCAAAGGCAGAAAAATAAATCGCATGTCAATTATAGCAATAATCGGCGGCATTTTGATTAGCTCCACCGTAGGATATGCTCTGATTAATTCAATGATTCCAGTGAATGGGGACGGTCCGGTTTTTGGATTTCCAGAGAACATCTACATAAAGTCAATACACAGCGATCAGGGGTTTGTATTTTCATCACACTCAGGGGCTAAAAAATCAATCAGCCCAACCCATGTTGCACCTACGATTCATCTTACAAAGGATCAGCTGGCAACAATTCGGTTCATGAATGAGGACAAGACATCCAAGCATAACTTCAATATTGACGAGTTCAATGTACATACCAAGGATCTAGATTATTTTCAGCCTGAATCAGTAACATTTATCGCAAACAAAGCAGGAACATTCCAATACCACTGTACAATACATCCCGAGATGAGTGGAGCAATTCAGATTCAATGA
- a CDS encoding response regulator transcription factor produces MDDEIDSSEVFAEFLKIKNVDVLGLGRNGMEGVELYKKYKPDVVFLDLVMPNYDGFYALEEIKKINPDARVIIITAYYTDLMKKKLDSFGIEDIFQKPYSVTAIANSLNQKVKA; encoded by the coding sequence GTGGATGATGAAATAGACAGCTCTGAGGTCTTTGCTGAATTTTTAAAGATAAAAAATGTGGATGTGCTGGGTCTTGGCAGAAACGGAATGGAGGGTGTCGAGCTGTACAAAAAGTACAAGCCAGATGTTGTGTTTTTGGACCTTGTAATGCCAAACTATGATGGGTTTTACGCATTAGAAGAAATCAAAAAAATCAATCCAGATGCACGGGTCATAATAATTACGGCATATTACACAGATCTGATGAAAAAGAAGCTAGATAGTTTTGGTATAGAGGACATTTTTCAAAAACCATATTCTGTGACTGCAATAGCAAACTCGCTAAATCAAAAAGTAAAAGCCTAG
- a CDS encoding zinc-binding dehydrogenase, with protein MRALVYDIYSTNDDFASILQIKDMPEPVPKPNEVVFRVRAAALNYDDIWGMRGSPLKVPLPHISGSDVAGDVISIGDDVSSIKVGDRIVSHGNLSCRLCKNCTSGREFDCKKRRVWGFETGPLWGGYCEVTHLPEVNAVKIPDNVSYEDAAACSMTLMTAWHMLVGRAKIQPGQLVLIMGGGSGMGIFGIQIAKLYGCTVIATASGDKLEKCKQIGADYAVDHRKEDWHKQVFSISKEFAKDKNGIPGLDVIFEHIGGTHWNKELALLKYGATLVTTGATTGYDVQSDLRHIFFKGTNILGSTLASKAELEDALYWVSKGKIKPVIDSVYTIEQAAEAHTKMLRGNIFGKVIMKP; from the coding sequence TTGCGAGCCCTAGTCTATGATATTTATTCTACAAACGATGATTTTGCATCAATTCTTCAAATAAAGGACATGCCGGAACCAGTCCCAAAACCAAACGAGGTTGTCTTTAGAGTGCGAGCAGCTGCCCTAAATTATGATGATATTTGGGGCATGAGGGGTAGTCCACTCAAAGTACCACTACCACACATTTCAGGCTCTGATGTTGCAGGCGATGTCATATCAATTGGTGATGATGTGTCTAGCATCAAAGTTGGTGATAGGATAGTATCGCATGGCAACCTGTCTTGTAGGTTATGCAAAAACTGTACATCTGGGCGTGAATTTGATTGCAAAAAGCGTAGAGTTTGGGGCTTTGAGACAGGGCCATTGTGGGGTGGATACTGCGAAGTCACACATCTACCCGAAGTCAATGCGGTAAAAATCCCAGACAACGTATCATATGAAGATGCAGCAGCTTGCTCGATGACTTTGATGACTGCATGGCACATGTTGGTTGGCCGTGCAAAAATCCAACCGGGACAGCTTGTACTGATAATGGGTGGTGGCTCTGGCATGGGAATCTTTGGAATACAGATTGCCAAACTGTATGGTTGTACAGTTATAGCTACTGCGTCTGGGGACAAGCTGGAAAAATGCAAACAGATAGGTGCAGACTATGCAGTGGATCATAGAAAGGAAGACTGGCACAAGCAAGTATTTTCAATATCAAAGGAATTTGCAAAAGACAAGAATGGAATTCCAGGACTAGATGTGATTTTTGAGCACATCGGAGGTACTCACTGGAATAAGGAATTGGCCCTGCTAAAATATGGTGCAACACTAGTCACTACAGGTGCCACAACCGGATATGATGTGCAATCAGATCTTAGGCACATATTTTTCAAGGGCACAAACATTCTAGGTTCTACTTTGGCAAGCAAGGCCGAGCTTGAAGATGCCCTATACTGGGTCTCAAAAGGAAAGATAAAGCCAGTAATTGACTCTGTATACACAATAGAGCAGGCAGCAGAGGCCCACACTAAGATGCTAAGGGGAAACATCTTTGGCAAAGTCATAATGAAGCCATGA
- a CDS encoding DEAD/DEAH box helicase, which produces MTTFDELGIKQSILDGLKQIGFAEPFPIQEATIPVLLSGRDVIGQAHTGTGKTGAYAISMIQGVEQNKTIQGLVLAPTRELAMQITDEFKKFAKFTGVRAVSIYGGQGMGVQLQALKHGVEIIVATPGRLIDHLKQGSIELNDIKYVVLDEADTMLDMGFIDDIRFILELTPVNKVMSLFSATMPPEILRLADEYLNNPKQFLLSADDLSGEGIDQSYLIIKDREKMDYLLGFIKENKKAQTVVFCSTKNRTRDVARALRQEGFNAVAIEGDMSQHRREISMSQFRRGQADILVATDVAARGIDVPEVALVVNYDVPNQEMVYFHRIGRTARAGAKGRAITLVSYSSVGDFNLIKQQVKVPMTDLNEKMGIKVDIPDPLKRQVGPRRTFGRGGGGGYGRGGGGRSFGRGGGGFGRSGGFGRSSGFRRDGDRDSGSRSGGFGRSSGFRRDGDSSKSEGFGRGESKEGGFRRDSDHKREQRVEGGFRSSRSYSAKRPSHRRRW; this is translated from the coding sequence TTGACAACATTTGATGAATTAGGGATTAAACAGTCCATCTTAGATGGGCTAAAGCAAATAGGATTTGCAGAACCATTTCCAATCCAAGAGGCAACTATACCTGTTTTACTATCAGGCAGAGACGTAATAGGCCAGGCCCATACCGGAACTGGAAAAACTGGCGCATACGCAATATCAATGATTCAGGGAGTGGAACAAAACAAGACCATTCAAGGATTGGTACTAGCACCAACACGTGAGCTTGCAATGCAAATCACAGACGAGTTCAAAAAATTTGCAAAGTTCACAGGGGTTAGAGCGGTTTCGATTTACGGAGGACAGGGAATGGGAGTACAATTACAGGCACTAAAGCACGGAGTAGAGATAATTGTCGCAACGCCTGGAAGACTAATTGACCACTTAAAACAAGGCTCCATAGAACTAAACGACATCAAGTATGTGGTACTTGATGAGGCAGATACCATGCTGGACATGGGATTCATTGACGATATTCGATTCATTCTGGAGCTGACCCCGGTAAACAAGGTAATGTCACTATTTTCGGCTACAATGCCGCCAGAGATTCTCAGACTGGCAGATGAATATCTGAACAATCCAAAACAATTTCTCCTGTCTGCAGATGACTTGTCAGGTGAGGGAATCGACCAGTCATATTTGATCATAAAAGACAGAGAAAAAATGGATTATCTCTTGGGATTTATCAAAGAAAACAAAAAGGCACAGACAGTCGTGTTCTGCTCTACTAAAAACAGAACCAGAGACGTTGCACGGGCATTGCGCCAGGAAGGATTCAATGCAGTGGCAATCGAAGGAGACATGTCACAGCACAGACGTGAGATATCAATGTCCCAGTTCAGACGAGGGCAAGCAGACATCCTGGTTGCAACAGATGTTGCGGCAAGAGGAATTGATGTGCCCGAAGTTGCACTAGTAGTAAACTATGATGTTCCAAACCAAGAAATGGTATATTTCCACAGAATCGGCAGAACCGCAAGAGCAGGCGCCAAGGGACGAGCCATCACATTGGTATCATATTCTTCAGTTGGCGATTTCAATCTCATAAAACAACAAGTCAAAGTACCAATGACTGATCTCAATGAAAAAATGGGAATCAAGGTCGACATTCCAGACCCACTAAAAAGACAAGTCGGTCCCCGCAGAACATTTGGTCGTGGAGGAGGAGGCGGATACGGTAGAGGTGGTGGAGGTCGAAGCTTTGGTAGAGGCGGAGGCGGATTTGGAAGAAGTGGAGGATTTGGAAGAAGCTCAGGATTTAGACGAGATGGTGACAGAGACTCTGGCAGTAGAAGTGGAGGATTTGGAAGAAGCTCAGGATTTAGACGAGATGGTGATTCTAGTAAAAGTGAAGGTTTTGGAAGAGGGGAGAGCAAAGAAGGTGGGTTTAGACGAGATTCTGATCATAAAAGAGAGCAAAGAGTAGAGGGCGGGTTTAGAAGTTCAAGAAGCTATTCTGCAAAAAGACCATCCCATAGACGCCGCTGGTAA
- a CDS encoding pyruvoyl-dependent arginine decarboxylase, with the protein MLDLVAKKLFLTKGKGVHEDRLTSFEYALRDAGIAGTNIVLISSIFPPRAKMVSRAEGLKLINPGQVLFCIYSRNQTNEPHRLISASVGVAQPKDTNRYGYLSEYEAFGQNEKSAGDYAEDIAAQMLASSLGIKFDLDKSWDEKRKQWKISGEIYKSMNVTQTAIGDSKGRWTTVFSAAVLII; encoded by the coding sequence ATGCTTGATCTAGTCGCAAAAAAATTATTCTTGACAAAAGGCAAGGGCGTCCACGAAGACAGGCTAACCAGCTTCGAGTATGCACTGCGAGATGCAGGCATTGCAGGCACCAACATTGTTCTCATATCCAGTATATTCCCACCACGCGCAAAGATGGTCTCGCGAGCCGAAGGCCTCAAGCTTATCAATCCTGGACAGGTTCTGTTTTGCATTTATTCCAGAAACCAAACCAACGAACCACATCGACTAATTTCTGCATCCGTTGGAGTCGCACAACCAAAAGACACAAACCGATACGGATATCTCTCAGAATACGAGGCATTTGGACAAAACGAAAAATCTGCGGGTGACTATGCAGAAGACATTGCAGCCCAAATGCTTGCATCATCGCTTGGAATCAAATTTGATTTGGACAAGTCTTGGGATGAGAAAAGAAAACAATGGAAAATATCTGGTGAAATTTACAAGTCCATGAATGTCACACAAACAGCAATTGGTGATAGCAAGGGACGATGGACTACAGTATTTTCTGCAGCAGTTTTAATTATTTAG
- a CDS encoding DUF1059 domain-containing protein has product MTIKFTCRDYGFDCDFIAIGNDVGKIIEEYNTHSTEEHGIEYSKEALMQFIIRKG; this is encoded by the coding sequence ATGACAATCAAATTCACATGCAGGGACTATGGATTTGATTGTGATTTTATTGCCATCGGAAATGATGTTGGAAAGATAATTGAGGAATACAATACACATTCAACAGAAGAGCACGGCATTGAATACTCCAAGGAAGCTCTGATGCAGTTTATCATAAGAAAGGGCTAA
- a CDS encoding thioredoxin domain-containing protein — protein sequence MAENNLIHETSPYLLQHAHNPVNWYAWNNEALARAKSENKPIFLSVGYSSCHWCHVMEHESFENEEIAKIMNESFVSIKVDREERPDLDDIYQKVCQMATGQGGWPLSVFLTPDQKPFYVGTYFPILDNYGRPGFGSILMQLAQAWKEKPTDVQKAAENFMKNLQGAEMITTPTKLEKSILDEAAMNLFQIADNTYGGFGQAPKFPNAANLSFLLRYGKLAKISKFSEFVLKTLNKMAKGGIFDQIGGGFHRYSTDARWLVPHFEKMLYDNALLPMVYAEAYQLSKDSFYLDVINKTLEFVLREMTSPEGGFYSALDADSEGEEGKFYVWSKKEITETLGRDADVFCLYYDVTDGGNFEGHTILNNTIAVSAAAFHLGMTESQIKSSLEQSSKKLLNVRSHRVRPGLDDKILTSWNALMISAFVRGYRVTDNAQYLQAAENCVAFIEKNLYVNGTLLRTYKDGKAKLQAYLEDYAYLVNALVDLFEAKPEPKYLLLATALANYLVEHFWDEKNSSFYFTADNHESLIIRPKNNYDLSMPSGNSVAAHALLKLYHLTQEKKFQETSVKTMEAFGMMAAENPFGFGYLLNTIYLYLQTPTEITLLNPQNKQIYDGLTKRFLPESIIVTIQNQSQLSELSKYAFFAGKDYTPETTVFVCKNFSCSLPLKTLSEIEHLLF from the coding sequence TTGGCAGAAAACAATTTGATCCATGAGACAAGTCCATATCTGTTACAGCATGCGCATAATCCTGTGAATTGGTATGCCTGGAATAATGAGGCACTAGCCCGGGCAAAAAGCGAGAACAAACCAATTTTTCTCTCAGTTGGATATAGCTCGTGCCATTGGTGCCATGTCATGGAACATGAATCGTTTGAGAATGAAGAGATTGCTAAAATAATGAATGAGAGCTTTGTCTCAATCAAAGTGGACAGAGAGGAGCGACCGGACCTGGATGATATCTATCAAAAGGTTTGTCAGATGGCAACAGGACAGGGGGGCTGGCCGCTAAGTGTCTTTTTGACGCCAGACCAAAAACCGTTCTATGTTGGAACATACTTTCCAATACTGGACAATTATGGAAGGCCTGGATTTGGCAGCATTCTGATGCAGCTGGCACAAGCCTGGAAGGAAAAGCCGACAGATGTGCAAAAGGCAGCAGAGAATTTTATGAAAAATCTCCAAGGTGCAGAAATGATAACCACGCCAACCAAGCTTGAAAAGTCAATCCTAGATGAGGCTGCAATGAATCTGTTCCAAATTGCCGATAACACATATGGCGGATTTGGACAGGCGCCAAAATTCCCAAACGCTGCAAATCTTTCATTTTTGCTTCGGTATGGGAAACTCGCCAAGATCTCAAAATTCTCCGAGTTTGTACTAAAGACTCTAAACAAGATGGCAAAGGGTGGAATCTTTGATCAGATCGGTGGTGGATTCCATCGCTATTCTACAGATGCGCGATGGTTGGTTCCTCACTTTGAAAAAATGCTGTATGATAATGCATTACTGCCTATGGTGTATGCTGAGGCGTATCAGCTAAGCAAGGACTCGTTTTATTTGGATGTCATAAACAAAACACTCGAGTTTGTTTTGCGCGAGATGACCTCGCCTGAGGGTGGATTTTACTCTGCACTTGATGCCGACTCTGAAGGGGAAGAAGGCAAGTTTTACGTCTGGAGCAAAAAAGAGATCACCGAGACTCTGGGAAGAGACGCTGACGTATTTTGTTTATACTATGATGTAACTGATGGCGGAAACTTTGAGGGCCACACCATACTAAATAACACAATCGCTGTTTCGGCTGCGGCATTTCATCTTGGAATGACTGAATCACAAATCAAATCCTCACTGGAGCAATCCTCCAAGAAACTGCTCAATGTGCGATCACACAGAGTCAGACCAGGCCTTGATGATAAAATTCTCACATCATGGAATGCCTTGATGATTTCTGCATTTGTCAGGGGGTATAGGGTCACTGATAATGCGCAATACCTGCAAGCAGCAGAAAACTGTGTTGCATTCATTGAGAAAAACCTGTACGTAAATGGCACCCTGCTTAGGACATACAAAGACGGCAAGGCAAAACTGCAGGCATATTTGGAAGATTACGCATATTTGGTAAATGCGCTAGTCGATCTTTTTGAGGCAAAACCGGAGCCGAAATATCTTCTCTTGGCAACCGCCCTTGCAAACTATCTAGTGGAGCATTTCTGGGATGAGAAAAATTCCAGCTTTTACTTTACTGCGGACAATCATGAATCCCTAATCATACGCCCAAAGAACAACTATGACCTGTCAATGCCTTCCGGCAATTCAGTTGCAGCACACGCCTTACTGAAATTATATCATCTGACTCAGGAAAAAAAATTCCAAGAAACATCAGTCAAAACAATGGAGGCATTTGGAATGATGGCAGCAGAAAATCCCTTTGGGTTTGGCTACTTGCTAAATACAATATACCTATACTTACAAACCCCAACTGAAATCACACTGCTGAATCCGCAAAACAAGCAAATCTATGATGGGCTAACAAAGCGATTCCTGCCAGAATCCATCATAGTGACCATACAAAACCAATCACAACTATCTGAGCTCTCAAAGTATGCGTTTTTTGCGGGAAAAGACTACACCCCTGAAACGACGGTATTTGTGTGCAAAAACTTTAGCTGCTCTCTGCCACTAAAGACCTTATCTGAAATAGAACACTTACTTTTTTGA
- a CDS encoding cupredoxin domain-containing protein, which produces MNTKLLASIAVFVLLAAVVSISMTDSAFADEKKKSEMMAKKDTKKTEMKEKKDAKKTAVKEKKETKKTEMKEKKDAKKTAVKEKKETKKAEMKEKKAATGSAASEVSVEMAKGTASKQDCADQCYMPSTVNVSVGGKVTWKNVDSAAHTATATDSSFDTSLVNAGASASNTFNTAGTYPYMCILHPWMKGTINVQ; this is translated from the coding sequence ATGAATACCAAACTACTTGCAAGTATTGCAGTATTTGTGTTACTAGCAGCCGTTGTCAGCATTTCAATGACTGATTCTGCCTTTGCAGATGAGAAAAAAAAGTCTGAAATGATGGCAAAAAAAGACACCAAAAAGACTGAAATGAAAGAGAAGAAAGACGCCAAGAAAACAGCAGTCAAAGAGAAGAAAGAAACCAAAAAGACTGAAATGAAAGAGAAGAAAGACGCCAAGAAAACAGCAGTCAAAGAGAAGAAAGAAACCAAAAAAGCTGAAATGAAAGAGAAGAAAGCAGCTACTGGTTCTGCAGCAAGCGAAGTTTCAGTCGAGATGGCAAAAGGCACAGCATCAAAACAAGATTGTGCTGATCAATGCTACATGCCAAGCACAGTTAATGTTAGCGTAGGTGGCAAGGTCACATGGAAAAATGTGGACTCTGCAGCACACACTGCAACAGCAACTGACAGCTCATTTGACACAAGTCTTGTCAATGCAGGCGCATCTGCTTCTAACACATTCAATACTGCTGGAACATATCCATACATGTGCATTCTCCATCCCTGGATGAAAGGCACGATTAATGTCCAATAA